A single genomic interval of Macadamia integrifolia cultivar HAES 741 chromosome 6, SCU_Mint_v3, whole genome shotgun sequence harbors:
- the LOC122082542 gene encoding uncharacterized protein LOC122082542, translated as MHGKMNTSQMGNDHSQFGNLKSQDENVGDPLHVQKVKQGKQMSWEDNSEAIPRMRGLQDFGLRIASSKRKLSASSAPEGSRRLFVVDHMDILPNGGRSVGNANHVSSIKDSLAAKRKRSQGGMPEESIVKRRDRRRPLVQVLQSSAKLPVSHSFQSDDNATSTLMHGEKEQTGVACRAKRSKCVYLPVDSNGMDHTEPPPDQMEMLQAQFEIDNCHPLPGSLTEGCSSDELMEDVESDYSGRDYLVPVKDEETTVFSGATTQVQPMDPSSGRYLSTDGLQVQGQSESMSSEELDQTATVAADLEVSKWQQKGKRNVRNLTKRPLEAADGKFSNGSICETYLEGRENNLNQRTSGPGFSPGGKDLNYVYDEVDLIDKDSMQAQVSGFGNRRYPSAKSASKDWNRIITNAVDSEEDTVWGMDGLSQSILRGYWENRGDYFDPMYGGHHFGNGMESTLVDVNLKVQASYQGEHVPLVSLMSRLNGKAIVGHPIQIGALEDGATEKLLATHGGFDVEHGVNDGSTGLPPVWRTARRTAMHRVPRPQLSSALEDDETADLHPYADLQSKPLYRKPYPGNLSHKARLMKKSLSQIRRPSITEKKFPKKLLKKVSISSQKTRTLSSIAIDQKLNGKTGNPKVANQSNVEGLIKAVETGLTTVTCIPVKVVFSRLLEAVGRPPRPAYQGVLKREAERKPS; from the exons ATGCATGGAAAGATGAATACATCTCAAATGGGAAATGATCATAGCCAATTCGGAAATCTCAAATCACAAGATGAGAATGTGGGAGATCCTTTACATGTACAAAAAGTCAAACAGGGGAAGCAGATGAGCTGGGAAGATAATTCAGAAGCTATACCTCGGATGAGAGGATTGCAGGATTTTGGGCTGAGGATTGCTTCTTCAAAAAGAAAGCTTTCTGCCTCTAGTGCTCCAGAGGGTTCTCGTAGGCTCTTTGTAGTTGATCATATGGATATTCTTCCTAATGGTGGCCGAAGTGTGGGGAATGCAAATCATGTCAGCAGCATTAAGGATTCTTTGGCTGCCAAAAGAAAAAGGTCACAGGGTGGGATGCCTGAGGAATCAATTGTTAAGAGACGTGATAGACGCCGTCCTCTTGTTCAAGTATTACAGAGTAGTGCAAAATTGCCAGTATCACACTCTTTCCAGTCTGATGATAATGCTACCTCTACCCTTATGCATGGTGAAAAAGAACAGACAGGGGTTGCCTGCCGTGCCAAGAGGAGCAAATGTGTATATTTGCCTGTGGATTCAAATGGTATGGATCATACAGAACCTCCTCCAGACCAGATGGAAATGTTGCAGGCCCAGTTTGAAATAGATAATTGTCACCCTCTCCCTGGTTCATTGACAGAAGGATGCAGTTCTGATGAATTGATGGAAGATGTGGAATCTGACTATTCTGGGAGGGATTACCTGGTCCCTGTCAAGGATGAAGAGACAACTGTATTTTCAG GTGCTACTACTCAAGTGCAGCCCATGGATCCAAGTTCTGGCAGATACTTGAGCACTGATGGTCTTCAAGTTCAAGGGCAATCAGAAAGCATGAGCAGTGAGGAGCTTGACCAGACTGCAACTGTAGCTGCTGATTTAGAGGTATCAAAATGGCAacagaaagggaaaaggaaCGTTCGGAATTTGACCAAGAGGCCCTTGGAGGCAGCGGATGGAAAATTCTCCAATGGATCCATTTGTGAAACATATCTTGAAGGAAGGGAAAACAACTTAAACCAAAGGACATCTGGACCAGGTTTTTCCCCTGGAGGCAAGGATCTGAACTATGTCTATGATGAGGTTGATTTGATTGATAAGGATTCAATGCAGGCCCAAGTATCTGGATTTGGAAATAGAAGATACCCTTCAGCAAAATCTGCTTCCAAAGATTGGAATAGAATCATCACTAATGCTGTCGATTCAGAAGAAGATACAGTTTGGGGGATGGATGGATTGTCTCAATCAATTCTAAGAGGATACTGGGAAAACCGAGGTGATTACTTTGATCCAATGTATGGTGGCCATCACTTTGGTAATGGGATGGAATCCACATTGGTTGATGTGAACTTGAAGGTCCAAGCAAGCTACCAAGGAGAGCATGTCCCTTTGGTTTCTCTAATGAGTCGATTGAATGGGAAAGCAATAGTTGGGCATCCAATCCAAATTGGAGCATTAGAAGATGGTGCCACTGAAAAACTTCTTGCTACGCATGGTGGTTTTGATGTGGAACATGGGGTCAATGATGGAAGTACAGGACTCCCACCTGTCTGGAGAACTGCCAGGAGGACAGCCATGCACCGTGTCCCTCGTCCTCAACTTTCTTCTGCACTGGAGGATGATGAAACTGCTGACCTTCATCCTTACGCAGATCTTCAAAGTAAGCCTCTGTACAGGAAGCCATATCCAGGGAATTTAAGTCATAAGGCAAGGCTGATGAAAAAGAGCTTGTCTCAAATTCGCCGGCCTTCAATAACAGAGAAGAAGTTCCCAAAGAAGCTCTTGAAGAAAGTAAGCATTTCTAGCCAGAAAACAAGGACATTGTCTTCAATTGCCATTGACCAGAAATTGAATGGCAAGACTGGCAACCCAAAGGTTGCAAATCAGAGTAATGTGGAGGGGCTGATTAAAGCGGTAGAAACTGGACTGACTACAGTTACCTGCATCCCTGTAAAAGTAGTGTTCAGTAGGTTACTGGAAGCAGTTGGGAGACCTCCAAGACCTGCTTATCAGGGGGTTTTGAAGAGAGAGGCAGAAAGGAAACCATCATAG